DNA from Desulfobacterales bacterium:
GAATTCAGCAAAACAGGTTCAGAGTATACAAGGGTTTGCCTCGAAAGGCTCAGAAGACTGGCGACAATTGCCTTTGCCCTGCCCAGTTCCCTGTCCGCAAACTGCAGGTCATCTATCAGGTATTGATAGGAATCATTCGTTTCCGTCCCTTCCTGAAGATCTTCAATGGTGCTCTGGACCAGGCTTTTCACGCTGGACAGGGGATTGTTCAGTTCGTGGGCCACGCCGGCCACCAGCTGCCCGATCGCCGCAAGACTTTCAGAGCGAACCAGCAGTTCCTGAGTCCGCTCTTTTTCATCCAGTGCCGCCTCCAGTTCCCGGGTTCTTTCCTGCACCTTTTGTTCCAGATTTTTATTCAGGTCTTCAACCAGTTTATAGGACCGGGCATTTTCAACGGCCATGGCACTTTGACTGGAAAGCGTCAGCAACAAATCCAGATCCTCCTGGGCAAACAGATCTCCGGACCGTTTTTCCCCTAACGCAATAAATCCGTTCAGATGGTTTTTATACCGCATGGGCAGAACGATTTCGGCACACAACGCGTCCATATCTGTCAGCACTTTGTCAATTCCGGAGGCTGAATGACGGGCGGAAAAACCGGCCCGGGTGACGGCATGATGATGCAGGCCCATAAACCGGATCAATGCCGAGTCCCCGGAGATACAGGATACGCCCGGATCAACTCCATCTCCCTGTACCGACAACCGGATAAAATCCGTTCCGCCGGGAGGGGTCACAAAAAGCGAGCAATGGCAGACCGGTATTGTGCTGGATATGGTACGGGTGAGCCTCTCCCCGATTTCATTCAGATCCAGAACCGATACAATCAGTTGACTCACCTGCCGGATGGTTTTCTGAAAATCAAATTTTTCCTTGAAACATATCCGATCGATAACCGTCTGCACTTTCGTCTTCAATGGTCCGAATATCAATGTAATCAATAAAAAAAACAATAACGGACAATAGAGGGTATCGAAAAAATGCATATTTTTAAACAATCTGTCAGCCAGAACGATCAACAGCGCGTACGCACCCGTCAGGGCCGCGGTGATCAACGAGTACACCAGCCCTTTTCTAACCAGATGACCGGAATCAAACAGATCATACCTGAAAAGACCGACATAGAATATCAGCAGCGGAATAAAGCTCAGATTTCCGGGAGGATAGACCGAATAGCCGAGGATCGGCACCACATTCAGCCCGTTCATCAGGCCCATGCACCCAAACCCGAAAAATACATACGAGAGCTGCTTTTTACGGACGCTGCTCTTCTCTGCTTTAATTTGATCGGAAATGAGTTTGAAGACATATACGACGACCGCAATCCCGCCAATTCCAAAAAAAGGATAGATCATTCCGGCCCTTGCAAAAAATCCGAACGGATGATGCTGCATCGTCTCTATGTATAGCGGGGTCGGAACAAAACACATCAACAGGAAGGCATACCCGTAAGCGAACCGGACCAGTTTCTCCCGACCGGTTACATTAAGATATTCATGGAAAAACTGTATATATATCGGAAGCAGATAAACGAGAATCAAATGATCAATCCGGCTGTATCGCAGGGCCTTCTCGGCCGAATTCGCATTAAAGGCATATAAAATATCCAGATAAAGAAAACAGCCGCAGACACAGATCAGCAAAAAAAGAATATTCTGTTTTGTCCGCCTGGCACGAAGCAATGTCCACACGGCAAGGCATAAAAAACAGCTGAACGTCAGTAAGGGAGGAATATTGTATAAAACCGTCATTTTTTTTCAAGCATTTCGTGTGCATGGTCCAGCGTGGTTTGTGTAATATTTGTGCCGCCCAGCATTCTTGCGATTTCCTGAATACGTTCCTGCCGGGACATCTCAGCAATCATGCTCTGCGTCCTGCCGTTCAATACCTGCTTGGATATTTTGTAATGATGATGACCGAATTTTGCGATCTGGGGCAGATGAGTGATGCAGAGGATCTGATGCCAGGCGGAAAGTGCCAGAAGCTTTTGCCCCACCAGCTCAGCGGTTCCGCCCCCGATTCCTGCGTCAACCTCATCAAACACAACCGTTTCAACCGATTCTTTGTCTGCCAGAATCGCCTTCAGCGCCAGTACGACTCTGGACAGCTCCCCTCCCGATGCGATGGCAGAAAGCGGTTTCAAATCCTCACCCGGATTCGGGGCGATCATAAATCTTGCGGTATCGATTCCGCTTTCACTGATACGGCAGCCCCCGGTCTTCAGCCAGCGCGGGGCCTTTTCATCGGGATCAGAGGATTGCAGGAAAACATGAAACCGGGTATGAGCCATTTGAAGGGAGGCCAGTTCCGTTTCCACGGCAGCTGACAGACTGGCGGCTGCCTGCTTCCTTTTTCCGGAAAGTTCGTTACACAGGGTCGCCAACTCGACCGATCGACTTTCAAGCCGGCTTTCTGTGCCGGCTATCTGTTCGGACAGATTTTCCAGCCCGCCCAGCTGCCTGTCGATGATCTCCAGATGGGACAGCACCGAATCCACTGACCCGCCATATTTTCTCTTCAGCCGCCGGATCACATCCAGACGATTTTCAATTTCTTCCAGACGGTTATCATCCGCCTGAAGGGTATCCAGATACCCCCGGAGCCGGTGTGCAATATCCTCCAGTTGATACACCGTGTCTTCCAGCGCTTTTGCCATATCGGACAACTGTGAATCGATCCGACTGGCTTTTTCGATGAGCCGGGCATTTTCAACCAGCTTTCCGATAATGGCCCCCTCGGCGCCGTAAAGCATTTCATAACTGCTGCCTACCGACTGATAAAGGGTTTCGGCCATTTTTAACCGTTTCATTTCCTGCTCGAGATCAACATCTTCGCCCGGCCGAAGCGAGGCGGATGTGATTTCATTTTTCTGAAATTCAAGCAGATCCGC
Protein-coding regions in this window:
- a CDS encoding ATP-binding protein; protein product: MTVLYNIPPLLTFSCFLCLAVWTLLRARRTKQNILFLLICVCGCFLYLDILYAFNANSAEKALRYSRIDHLILVYLLPIYIQFFHEYLNVTGREKLVRFAYGYAFLLMCFVPTPLYIETMQHHPFGFFARAGMIYPFFGIGGIAVVVYVFKLISDQIKAEKSSVRKKQLSYVFFGFGCMGLMNGLNVVPILGYSVYPPGNLSFIPLLIFYVGLFRYDLFDSGHLVRKGLVYSLITAALTGAYALLIVLADRLFKNMHFFDTLYCPLLFFLLITLIFGPLKTKVQTVIDRICFKEKFDFQKTIRQVSQLIVSVLDLNEIGERLTRTISSTIPVCHCSLFVTPPGGTDFIRLSVQGDGVDPGVSCISGDSALIRFMGLHHHAVTRAGFSARHSASGIDKVLTDMDALCAEIVLPMRYKNHLNGFIALGEKRSGDLFAQEDLDLLLTLSSQSAMAVENARSYKLVEDLNKNLEQKVQERTRELEAALDEKERTQELLVRSESLAAIGQLVAGVAHELNNPLSSVKSLVQSTIEDLQEGTETNDSYQYLIDDLQFADRELGRAKAIVASLLSLSRQTLVYSEPVLLNSVVQDALRILHNQYKYLNLEIREDYARDLPKIEGNFGELGQVVLNIIKNAIQAVADIQGQIRLKTGFDFEKNQVVFDCSDNGSGIGEDIRNDIFKPFFTTKPPGQGTGLGLYISHEIVRRHGGTLDLDDTAGTGARFSLRLPIS
- the recN gene encoding DNA repair protein RecN, whose product is MLLELSIKNFAIIDDLRICFSDGLTMLTGETGAGKSIIINAVNLLLGSRASGSLIRTGAEAAELEALFSIHPESSVLQIVQELGFEASDDLLIRRIISRNDRHRIYINGRLSTIQMLNRMTGCLASISGQHAHQGLLKEDQHLMTLDQFAGLLPLRASVAEHYHEIVPLIQHLDSLKSVQQRQTEQADLLEFQKNEITSASLRPGEDVDLEQEMKRLKMAETLYQSVGSSYEMLYGAEGAIIGKLVENARLIEKASRIDSQLSDMAKALEDTVYQLEDIAHRLRGYLDTLQADDNRLEEIENRLDVIRRLKRKYGGSVDSVLSHLEIIDRQLGGLENLSEQIAGTESRLESRSVELATLCNELSGKRKQAAASLSAAVETELASLQMAHTRFHVFLQSSDPDEKAPRWLKTGGCRISESGIDTARFMIAPNPGEDLKPLSAIASGGELSRVVLALKAILADKESVETVVFDEVDAGIGGGTAELVGQKLLALSAWHQILCITHLPQIAKFGHHHYKISKQVLNGRTQSMIAEMSRQERIQEIARMLGGTNITQTTLDHAHEMLEKK